ACTGATCCGCCGAACCGCATTGCGGTTATGCGAAAATCAAGGGCGCGGCACCGACTTACGGCCCCGCGCCTTTTTCATTGTACCGCCGCAGCAAGGAAAACGAGAGCAGATTACCTTTGAGAATATGCATTCTCCAAGGTTACGGCACGCTCGTTCCAGCGCTTCACCGCGCAACTACATAGCGCTGCTGTCTTGGCCCGTAACTTCCTTCGTCGTAACGGGCCAAGCTCCTGCGTCGCAACGGCTGAAGCTGTGCTTGCGCAACCGCCAGGGCATTGCAACGTTGCAATGCCGCTACTGGATTTTGCAGTTGCCGTCGGCGCAGTCCACCGAAGGAATGACCGGCGTGGCCTGGAACAACACCACTTCATCCCGCCCCTTGTCTTTGACCAGCACCAGCGTAAAGCGCATCAAGCCCTGCGGTAGTGGGGGTTCGGCGCGGCCCCTGAGGGTGCCGTTGCCGGTGATCAGCGTGGCGTCGCCGATAATGGTCGTGCGGGCATTGGTGAAGGAAAGGCGGTCGATGACCATTTCCTTGTTTTTAATGGTGGCGATAAAGTGCTCTTTGTCCTGAATATGCCCATTGGCGTTGATATGCCAGTAGTTGGGGGCCAGCAGGGTTTCCAGTGCCGGAATATCACCCGTCATGACGGCTTCCGTGTACAGCGCCACCGTGTCTGCCCTGGCCTGGGCCGCTACGGCCGAACCCAGCATAAGGGTAAAAATCAAGGCGGCGGCAGAAAAAATCTTCATCATATACGCTCCGGTGTTCCGCCGCGCAGTCGGCGCGGCACAAGGTGAAACGGCCCCGCCCCTGACGCCCGTACGCTCACGGCAGAGACCGCGCGTCTGCCAAACCCCGGTAGGGGAAAATTGCCAAGGCGGACGCTTTCCTCTATTCTACCCTTCAAGTTTCGGGTAAAAAACGTCCAATGTAAAGCAATCCCGAATTTTTCGGCGGCGTGCGCGCCGCCTTTGACGCAATGCGAGGCTTCACCATGCTGACCACAATTCTTCAAACCATCGGCAATACACCCATGCTGCGCGTGGAGCGCTCCAGCGATCTGCCGGGCACTGTCTGGCTCAAACTGGAAAACCGCAACCCTGGCGGGTCCATCAAAGACAGAGTAGCCTTCCATCTTATTGAAGACGCCCTGCAGGAAGGCAAAGTGGAACCGGGCGGCCTGCTGGTAGAACCCACCAGCGGCAATATGGGCATCGGCATCGCCCTGGTGGCCGCCGTGCGCGGCCTGCGCTGCATCCTGACCATGCCGGAATCCATGAGCATAGAACGCCGCAACCTGCTCAAGGCCCTAGGAGCCTCCGTCGTCCTCACCCCCGCCGCCCAAGGCATGAGCGGCGCCGTGACCGAAGCCCAACGCATCGCCGCCGCTGAAGACGGCTGCATCCTCGGCCAGTTCACCAACCCTGAAGCCGTCCAGGCCCACTACAAAACCACCGGGCCGGAAATCTTCAAAGACAGCGTGGGCCACATGGACGCTCTGGTGGCCGGCGTGGGCTCCGGATCCTCCATTACCGGCACCGGGCGTTTTCTCAAAGAACATATCAAAAACTTCCGGGTTATCGCCGTGGAACCTGCGGCCTCGCCCGTACTCTCCGGCGGCAAGGCCGCACCCCACCTCATCCAGGGCATCGGCGCGGGCTTTATTCCCAAAATCCTCGACCGCACCCTGCTGGATGAAATCATCCTCGCCGACGGCGAGGAAGCCATGCGAACCTCCCGCGAGCTCATGAAACAGGGCGTCGTGGCCGGCATCTCCACCGGCGCCAACGTCCGCGCCGCCCTCAGCGTGGCCGCCAGACCGGAAATGCAGGGTAAAAACATCGTTACCTTCGCCTGCGATACCGGCGAACGCTATATGTCTACCCGCTTGTTTACGGATATGCAGTAAACATCGTGTATTGTGGGGGAAGGGAACTTTTGTGCACAAAAATTCCCTTCCCCCCACACCCCATCCTTCAAAAAACCCCATTCTCCCACAGAACCGCGCCGGGCCTACCCTGACTGAAAAATAAAGATCTCCCTACGCCCAGCCGCCCGCTACTACCCCAATACCCAGAATATTGGCGGCAGCCAGACGCCACTGGGTCTGCATAAAAGAGGTGGCGCTGTCCTGAGAAAGCAGCTCATCCGCAGCTGCGGTACTGTCATTGATGATGGAAGGATAAAAACCGATGACCTCGGTGCTGTCCGGCGGCGTGTTCTGCAACACCAGTGTCAGCCCTGTCATGGGGACGAAGACGGTCATACGTCCTCCGAAGATGGAAATTCCGCGTAATTAAAGCCGAAACTTCCTAGAGCAGTTAACGAATGAAATGAGCTAACTGCTCTGCAAGGATTTTCTTGAAAATCCTTGCCACGAAATGCGAGAAGGCAGGCTTTTGCCTGCAGTAATCGAGCATTTTAAGTGTTAAATGCTCTAAAGACAACTTCAGCGATGCCGGCGGCGCGGCTTATCCCGCTGCGGCTCTTTGTCGGCGTCCTTATCCTGACTGATGACTACGGGAGCTTCCGGAACCAGACTGTCCACCGTGTAAAGCCCCAACGACTGTTCGCCATTGAGATAGGCCAGTTCCTGTTCCATCACCTTGTGAAAGGCGGACAAGGATTTTTTGCTCACCGGCGCGCCGCGAGGGTTAATGGCCTTGACCGGATTAATGAATTTGCCCCCCTGGCGTAGACGGAAATCCAGATGCGGCCCGGTGGAAAGCCCGGTGCTGCCCACAAAGCCGATAACCTGCCCCTGTCGCACGCTCTGCCCCTTACGCAGGCCGCGCGCAAACCCAGAAAGGTGGGAATACAGCGATTCCAGCCCGGAACCGTGCCGCACTATAATCTGGTTGCCATAGCCCCCGGCCCAGCCCTTATGCGTAACCACCCCACGACCCACGGCCTTGACGGGCGTGCCCGTGGGCGCGGCGTAGTCCACACCCTGGTGGGGACGACTATACCCCAAGATGGGGTGTTTCCGGCTGTTTGTAAAGCGGGAGGTAATTCGGGTAAAGGCCAAAGGGGCCTGCAGCAAAGTCTTACGCAGATTTTCGCCCTTGGCGTTGTAGTACTGGGCGGGATTATCGCCGTCGTGGAACAGGTAGGCTTCGTAGGTGCTGCCCTTGTTGGTGAAGTGGGCGGCCAGAATGCGCCCATAGCCCTTGTAGTCGCCATCGCGGTAGCGTTTTTCCACCAGGACGGAAAAGCTGTCTCCTGGCTGCAGATCGCGGATAAAGTTGATTTCTGCGCCAAAAAGTTCAGCCAGCCTGAGGGCCATTTGCGGGCTTTCGCCCACATCCGCCACGGCCTGAAAAAGGTTGTCGGTGATGGTGGCCGTTACCGTGTTCAGCAAGGTGACGTATTCAATGGCCTCTACCCTGGCGGAAGGCGCTTCCTGCCCTTCCACAACCAGACGGCGGCGGCTGTCGATCTCATATTCAAACCGCTTGACCCGGCCCGTACCCGCATCCGTGACAATGACATAGGGTTGCCCTTCACGGAAGGCCCGCATGGAAAACACCCGCCGGGCGGCGCTCACATATTCCTGTGCGCCGTCGCTGCCCGCCTCGGCCAGCAGCTTACCCACCGTATCCCCTTTTTCCAGGGTGCCGCGCACCACAGCTTCCCCCGGCGCAGCCCCCGCGTCCGCAGCGTCGGCCGCAGCATCCGCGGCTGCAGCGGCATTTTCCTCAGAATCGGCAGCAGACACGGCAGCATCCGCCGAAGGTCTGGCTGCCCCCTCCGGCGCTTCTGCAGGCTGTTCCGACGGCCCTTCCTCATTCTGTGCAGGGACCGATGAAGTGGGCGCATCCTGCACTGCCTCTGATACGGCAGTCTTGTGAATCTGCGGCCGCTGGCCGGCGTATCGCACCAGCACAACGGCCAGCAAAACCACAGCCGCCGCCAGTACCAGCCAGACCTTTTTCTTGGGGAACCACATCGTTGCAGCATACCCGCATCAAAAACCCTTGTCCAGATGTCCTTATGCCGATCCAAACGCCATAGCCCGGCACTGTGCGGCCCAGCGCTTCCCGCAGGCTGCAAGGGGCCACAAGAGCACACACTTGTTTCATGACTTCTTCTATGCTATGTGCTATCTTTGTTCTTC
The sequence above is a segment of the Desulfovibrio legallii genome. Coding sequences within it:
- the cysK gene encoding cysteine synthase A, which gives rise to MLTTILQTIGNTPMLRVERSSDLPGTVWLKLENRNPGGSIKDRVAFHLIEDALQEGKVEPGGLLVEPTSGNMGIGIALVAAVRGLRCILTMPESMSIERRNLLKALGASVVLTPAAQGMSGAVTEAQRIAAAEDGCILGQFTNPEAVQAHYKTTGPEIFKDSVGHMDALVAGVGSGSSITGTGRFLKEHIKNFRVIAVEPAASPVLSGGKAAPHLIQGIGAGFIPKILDRTLLDEIILADGEEAMRTSRELMKQGVVAGISTGANVRAALSVAARPEMQGKNIVTFACDTGERYMSTRLFTDMQ
- a CDS encoding nuclear transport factor 2 family protein; translation: MMKIFSAAALIFTLMLGSAVAAQARADTVALYTEAVMTGDIPALETLLAPNYWHINANGHIQDKEHFIATIKNKEMVIDRLSFTNARTTIIGDATLITGNGTLRGRAEPPLPQGLMRFTLVLVKDKGRDEVVLFQATPVIPSVDCADGNCKIQ
- a CDS encoding M23 family metallopeptidase; this encodes MWFPKKKVWLVLAAAVVLLAVVLVRYAGQRPQIHKTAVSEAVQDAPTSSVPAQNEEGPSEQPAEAPEGAARPSADAAVSAADSEENAAAAADAAADAADAGAAPGEAVVRGTLEKGDTVGKLLAEAGSDGAQEYVSAARRVFSMRAFREGQPYVIVTDAGTGRVKRFEYEIDSRRRLVVEGQEAPSARVEAIEYVTLLNTVTATITDNLFQAVADVGESPQMALRLAELFGAEINFIRDLQPGDSFSVLVEKRYRDGDYKGYGRILAAHFTNKGSTYEAYLFHDGDNPAQYYNAKGENLRKTLLQAPLAFTRITSRFTNSRKHPILGYSRPHQGVDYAAPTGTPVKAVGRGVVTHKGWAGGYGNQIIVRHGSGLESLYSHLSGFARGLRKGQSVRQGQVIGFVGSTGLSTGPHLDFRLRQGGKFINPVKAINPRGAPVSKKSLSAFHKVMEQELAYLNGEQSLGLYTVDSLVPEAPVVISQDKDADKEPQRDKPRRRHR